The region attttagtgtaaatatttttaaaaacaagatcaCAGTAGAATTCACACACAATCATAGGGTGTGTTACATGTAGTGCTCTGGTCCGTCGTCCTCTTGGCCATTTGAAATCACCAGTTTTTAGGTGGACATAACATGTACTTGATTCTACTGAAAGGgacttttaattatttcaatatCTCTTCTGCATTCAAATATTGTACAGTATCTCAGACAAATTGAGATATCTACATGTTTAGAGGAAAATGATGGGACCAAGCTTTAGAATTtataaaatttccaaaaatataatggaatttgataccttttaaaaaattcttatgagATCTGTCTCCTTTACACTACTGAAGCAGATCAGTTTTGCATATAAAACTCTAAAATCGAAATGGACTTAAATTAGTCAAACTGAATTACTGAGTTCATGCAGACTATATATATGTACTTGGGAAATCATGATTGAACACTGACTCCAAATGTCTGTCCAGTAGGGCGTTGTTTTTGCCACACAAATCTGATTGAATTGTGTGGCAACCAGTTTTACATCACTATACCTGGATTATTCCATTAAgttaatttgaattaaaatatatatagtttgcaaAAAGATTCAAATTAATTCAGGTTAATCATTCaggttggtttgtgtgtgtttgtaagatTAACTTCTGAGGAATCTCAATCATGGTAGGAATCATCGAAGAGTAAAAGCaggaaaattttaaggaatttGAAAGATCCTAAAGAAAGAAGCAGGCACTTTCTCCATCAGCGTACAAATGTCAGCCTTAGTTTAAACTAATACTACCTCCTCCCCGGTGTTGGTGTTCACTTAATATATAtgtgtttaagaaaataaagaatatgggAAATTTGTCCAGCATATCAGAAGTTTTAAATGCTACATCTGGTATCCAGAACTTGGCAGTAAAAAGTTTTCTGTGTTCACtatctctccctttttttaagtgaacattttgaaaatgtaaaacctCATACCTTGAGATATTCCTTAATTGGGTTCCCTTCCTTTCATACatattttctctccctttattAAAATCAGCTGTATCCCCAAATTACAGTATCTACAGGTATTTTCATTGGTACGTAAGGTTAGCTGGAAaatgcatttatattatttttattcagaacTGCCATTCTTTTTAGTAATTTCTATACCTGGAGATGAATAGCCCTGCATTTAAAGCCACACCCACAGGTATAATATGCTTAGTACTCTGAGCCAAGGATTTACCAGTAAATTGAACTTTTTAGCATAATCATCATTGTGTTCAGCTGCCTGGACATCAGGTAAACACCACTCAGCACACTAAGAAACTGTCCTTGACACTCCTTCCCACTCCCGCCTGTTTCCTCATCCCCTTTTCAAAAACCAAAAACTCTGTTATGAGTGTCTTTTTCAGACCATAAGGCAGACTTTAGTAACTTTCTGCTTTAAGTACTAAATGTCTGGCATTTAAAACTTTCATAGAGTACATTGTGTTGGACACCGAAATAAtactctttattttcattttcacctgTGAAATATGACTTTATTGTACTTGAAACACCTCTTTTGCATTTCTCCATTTGTGCCATTCACTAGtggaaataaattgtattatACCATGATctactggctttttaaaaacctgttaaGTATGCATATTTTTGgtatagctattattatttgtatgtatatattgtatatacacGATTGCCTATATGTGTGTATAGATAGGGGATGTATCTCATACTGTACATTTCCATCAGGGCACTTAAGGTTCTGTTACTTGGTTATTTCTGTCCTCAGTTAAGGCAAGAATGCATGTGTTTCTTAAGAGCGAGTACTCTGGGTTGATATTTATGAAAAGATGGTCATTAGatgctatcttttcttttttaatacccTCTTCACACTTGTGTGGGTGGAAAGAAAGCTGGGTAAAATGTGGATCCATAAGATGCAATGCAGAAAAAAGTACTGGGGATGGAGCCAGTTATTGTTTCCATGGGTCTGTGTCGTGATAGAGTAAAAAATAAgtgatgcagagagaaatgaaCCATGGAAATTGAAAAACACTGGTGGTGATTCCTCTGCAAAGATGATAACCAATCACATAATCTTCATGTATGCTATCTACACATTTTTCTTAGTGATGCCGTTGATCCTTGTACTTTCTGTGCTCCATTAATACTAATAAGTATTAATTTTGCTAAGGAccaaaatagccaagaaaggAATTACTGCTACGGCATCTAAGGTTCTCCTAAACTAAAATCAACAGGCAATGGCCACTGGGAGAGAGGGATATGGTATTGGCAAGgggttttctctctctagctgcctcttCTTGCTTGCTAATAGTTCTTCATGCACCTTCTGCCCCTTCTGAGCCACTACTATATAAGCACAGATTTGGCCCAACACAGCAGccctttcctaggaattttatatggTCCTGCATATTTTTGTCCCATTCTCCCAATGTAAAGTGTCTAGTGTGTATTCAATTCAGGAAATTATATGTTTAAGTATATAAGTATGAATCTCTATTAGTGATGTAAGGAGGTTTCTGTTCTTTAGATAAACTTATTCCTCTAAGGGGAAAAGTCACATCTTGGGGTGCCATCTTTGAGCTGCTTACCAAAACACAGatcattattaaagaaaaacaaattcgcTATTCTGTTTTTCCTCATCTAACATGATAGGGCTCCTACCGGTTTGTAGCACTGCCTTTGAAAAGGCCCCCTAAGTTGGTAAGAACTGGAAGTTTCCCATGCTCAGATTCCTTAAAAGGATGAAGAGTGTGCTGTACATTTAGCAGACTTGCCTCTAGTGCACAAGGACTACtgattgaagtctattttgctgtGTGTCTGGTTATGTTGTCTGAACTTTTATGAAATCATTACAATAGGTCTGCATTGGAAATGCTTCTTTGTGAAAAACTAATTTTATTGAACACTGTCTAGAAAAAGATTGAAGCTGAGAACTCTTCCTTTATTGTGCATTTACAATTTCTACTGAATTCTGGTAGCCCTCTTTATAGtcacattgactgatttttcCCTCATTTATATTCACATTTACAAATTCTCACTCATACAAGGGAAGAGAAACCATTTGGCCTAATGGTAGTCTTCAGATCACAAGTTACCAAGaaaggattaacagttaccaaacggaaagggactggggaggatggatgggaagggagggataaggggaaaaaggggcattgtgattaccacacataatgtgggggggcagccacggggaaggcagtatagcaaccacaatgttgttcacgtaagtatatattaatgataccaaaaataataactaaaatagaaaaaaaaaagaaatgataaatgtgCCAGGTGGGGAACTGAAACTCattacattgctgatgggagtgTGAAATGGTACAACTATTTTGCAAAACTCTTTAACAGATGCTTATCaagtttaataaacatttactatGATAGAGTAAGTCCTTAACCAGTTATCATTTACTCAAAAGAAATTATAACACTGGCACTCAGGAACTAGTACACAGCAGATTAATTCATAATGGCCAAGAACTGCAAATAATACAAATATCTATCAATAAATTAATGTATTATAGGATTatggtatattcacacaatgaaatactatgcatCATAATAAAAAGGAGTAGAGTACTGATACATGGTAGCAACACAGGTGACTATGGAAAGCATTATGTTCAGCCAAATCCAGAAACAAAATAGTAAATACTATACAATTTCCCTAAATTCTCTAACAGGCAAAATTTGTCTAAAGTGATAGATCTATGGTTGTCTGGGGCTAGTAGGGGGCAGAAAAGGGAATGTGAGAACAAAAGGAACCACAGGAACTTCACAGGATGATAGAATGTTCTACATATTATTGGGGTAGTGAATTACACAAGTGTACACTTTTCAAAACTCCAACTGTACATGCATTTACTGCATGTAAGTCATTGTCCCGACCCGCGGGACTATCAACgggggtcgacgacctggaggagagaatgaaggggcaagggacacaaagaacggacagcaagacaggatatctgatcaagctgacacagtttattgtttgcaggctcaatttatacaggtagcgaggaaggggtgggtcagaaggtgattgggccttaggtggcgccggcgggaaggtgcagaggggtgATTGAGCCTTGGCTGGCGCTGGCAGGAgcggaggacccggaagagaagcagggagttcgccatcttgtgggagggaggttttaagggggggctttcccctggggcagagggtgttcttgagaagcagggtgttggcagggtccagtggaaagaacagaggaggaaacgttgcttagcaatctgactgcaagatctatattgatttggctaggagagcagctttgctttttctaggatactgcagaaatgattgctgttgtcttaaCTTACATAAGTGGTATTGCTTAAAGTCCATAGGCTCGCTCCCAACAAGTCATacctgaattatatatatatagtgcaaaCTTATGAACAAAGTATGGAAGGATCTGTATGAAATGCTGATATTTCTCTCTTAAAGTAAGTAGGGCTGTGAAGAGCATTACCTGTTAGCCTAGACATCTGTATTACCTAAATTTTTGTAGCAATCActcataattttaagaaattttgttctaaatttgagaaaaataaaacagaatattttaaaaaccacaacACACTCTAATTAGGGAGACAACCCAAATGGCTATtagcaaattttttttaatccacaaaaGACTAAtgcatttctaaaaatttctATGTCAAAAAATTTGAACCAAACATGAGAATGGAAACATCCAGATTAAGGGTTAATattccttaaatatatacatatcattTAAATCACTCAGAAAGTACCTAATCCACCAAGATATAAATGGCCAAAGGATATCAACATTCCATAAACAGGTAATATAAATAATTGGGAGGAGAAGTCAAAACCTGAAGCATAATGGGTATAGTCATGAGTTTTCTGATTCCGTTTTCCTCTGTCTCCTGGCTGTGACCTAAGAGTTGCCTGAGTATTTTGATAGTGCTAATGACAAGAAAACCCTTAAAAGGAGTCCCCTTCTTCTATCCCAAAGGGGACCCTGTGATCTGGAGATGGTGAGGAAATATGCTGGGATTGTTTCCTACTCTTTTTCCTCTTATTCCTAGACTTGCAGGGCCAGAGGAACAGAAAAACCATATGAGAAAAACCTTTCTCTCAGGCCAGAAAAGCTACAAACAGGGCCTCTGTCGTCCAAACAGTATGAGGGGAATTGCCAttatgttctttttccttttctctcttctttctgaacTTTATGCGAGGACAGCCCCAGTTACGGGGGAACTGTACAATGCAGAAGTCCAAAGGTGTCTGTGTCTTTCTGATCAAAGTAACTGGGAAAAGGCCACTGGAAACTGAAGAGAATGGGGGAAATCATGGagaagaaaaaactggaaaagacaTCCCTATTCTGGGTATAAAGTAATACAAATAACAACTTGTGTTTGTTTAAAATAGACTCAGAAAGTATAGCAAAGGCTATGAGAAAGAACTAATAATGTATGATATATACTACTGCCTAAGTCCTAGACTATCACTGAGAGACATAGCACAGGGCAAATGCAAAGAGCACAGGGAAAGTTTTGAAAGTAGAACTGGTATTAGAACCACCACCCACAGAAAGTGAGACAGAACTTGTCATCTACACTGGTTGCTGTCtgctaaaacaaacaaatcaaccttctccagaagatgcaaacatgactcagaaatgacaatatcatattcaaaatgaccagaataaaatccaaaatttacTGCACATgctaaaacaaacaacacacacacacacacacaccactggagAATGTGACAAATTctcaagggaaagaaaggacagatgcctattttgagatgcctaatgttggaattatcacataagactttaaagcagctattataacCATAGCAAATACGGTAATGGGTAACACTTGAAATAATTGGAAAGACtgaagttcttagcagaaaaataaaatctataaaagAAGATCCACATCGAgaaatttagaactgaaaaatataattaccaaaaattacaatagaaattgcatgggctcaatcactgaacagagatgatagaagggtttgtaaacttgaagataacagagcagcagaaattgtctacactgaagaaaagacaggaaaaaacattggaaaaaatgaatacatccttagaaacttgtgggacagtatcaaactgtctaaatttcacattataggtattctataaaagaaaagaacattttatttttttagagaaaataattgttcctaaaagcaggaaagagcccggatttgacaaaaacataaatttagagattcaagatgctcagcaagccccaaacagagcaaattcaaaagAGTTTAGGTCTGATAGGGCCTAaaattaaaatcagtaacaaacagttaGGCCTGATAAGCCTAGACATGTCATAATgctaaaaagcaaagataaactaaaatttgaatgatcacAGATTTCTCATAAAATACAATAGAGGCCACAGAATGTTGAATGATTAAGGTGAGgaaagaactgccaacccagaagagaatcctttatctcAGCAAAAGTCTTGTAGAATgaatgcaaaaaacagagagagagagagagagagagagaaagacttagatgaaggaaagctaagagaatctgacctccattaagggaaatgtaaaatattaaacaaaagacagCTGAAGGCTATATTAATACTACAtgaaatattcagagcttcagagctgggaaaattacaaggagtagagagagacattacataatgtcaagattccattcatcaaattatttaggcctgctctaatctttattatgtccctccttctactgactttgggcctcatttgttctgctttctctagttttgttcattgtgactttagactgttcatattggatttttcttctttcctgaggcaggcccgtattgcaatatacttccctcttagcacggcctttgctgcatcccacaaattttgcagtGCTGAATTagcattgtcatttgtctctatatattgcttgatctgtttttatttggtctttgatccattgattatttaggagcatgttgttaagcctccatgggtttgtagccattttcattttctttgagtaatttatttctagtttcataccttggtggtctgagaagttggttcaatttcaatatttttgaatttactgaggctcttttttgtggcctagtatgtggtctattttggagaatgttccatgtgcacttgagaagaatgtgtatcctgttgcttttgggtgtagagttctatagatgtctattagctccatctgttccagtgtgttgttcagtgcctctgtgtccttacttgttttctgtctggtggatctgtcctttggagtgagtggtgtgttgaagtttcctaaaatgaatgcatttcattctatttcctcttttaattctgttagtatttgtttcacatatataggtgctcctgtgttgggtgcatagatatttataatggttatatcctctggttggactgacccttttatcattatgtaatgttcttctttgtttcttgtgaatttctttgttttgaagtctactttgtctgatacaagtactgcaattcctgctttttcctccctattagatgcatgaaatatcgttttccacccctttactttcagtctgtgtatgtctttgggtttgaagtgagtctcttgtaggcagcatatagacaggtcttgttttgttatccattcagtgactctatgtctttggatTAGTatattcaaaccatttacatttagggtgattatcaataggtatgtacttactgccattgtaggctttacattcgtggttaccaaaggttcaagggtaacttccttactatctaagagtctaactaaactcacttagtatgctattacaaacacaatcttaaggttgtgtttttttttctcttccttttcttcctcctccattctttatatattaggtatcatattctgtactctttttctatcccttaacCTACATTggtgtagttgatttaattttgcatttgcttagtaattaattgttctgctttctttactgtggttttattaccactggtgacagctatttagccttaggaacacttccatctataggagtccctccaaaatacactgcagagacagtttgtgggaggtaaattctctcagcttttgctgatctggaaattgtttgTTCTCTCCTTCAatgttaaatgattatcttgctcGGTAAAGTatattggttccaggcccttctgcttcattgcattaaatacatcatgccactcccttctggcctgtaaggtttctgctgagaagtccgatgatagcctgatgggttttcctttgtatgtgatcttttttctctctctggcttcttttaatactctgtccttacccttgagctttgccattttaattattacatgttttggtgttgtctatcttggctcccttgtgttgagagatctgtgcaccttcaaagcctgagagaatatctccttccccagattggggaagttttcagcaattacctccttaatgacactttgcctttttctctcttcttcgtctggtacccctctaatatgaatattgttccatttagattggtcacacagttctcgcaatattctttcattcctaaggatccttttttctgtgcctcagcttctttgtattcctcttctccactttctttttcatttgtcctctcctccaccatatctaatccaCTTTTAAATCCCCCTGTTGTACTCTGTAATGAATGGATCTCTGTGCTgatttctttcctgagttcttgcctgtttttctgtacctccatggtcatgtttatgattttcttttggaatctctttcaggaaggttgatgggttcatttcattttcccttgaccctttttctggtgttttggggattttggtttgaaccacactcctttgacatttcatatttgtatgtggcaccctctaggaccctgaaggtctactctctggagctgcttagcccatgGAGCAATGTCAGCAGTCACAGGGGGGCAGCACTGGTGACTGAGGATTGGgaggagctgtttcctgcttcccagctactGTGCCTCTCTCCACAAACAGACCAGtgtgccaagcacacaggtgtaaccctctgtgctttgcctttgtagctgctgtaggcaggacctccctctggctggactgATGCCAGCGAAGggcagctggtttgcaagccagtgccagcTGGCcagaaggtgcagtaggctgcatatcatggtggaagGCTTCAGAGCtctagccagccagggggatggaacgcctgaagttcctgaaaagttcccaacctgctgggcacagtGCATCGACAATTTTCTCTACCTGtgctttttcctgagcagcaagccctGTGAAATCCTTGTCCATTTAGTAGccatctcactgttaggaagtctctcatactgcctgcctttcttttgtcccagagcagctggatgtgaatccctgttttccacaacagctggaatctcagtctgtccaactattcctcctgtcttagctttccaaccccactaatctcgagcaccatgcaatataggttcttgctcccacagcagatctccagggctgggtgttcagcagtcctaggcctccaccccatctccactccatttctcttccttctgccagtgagctggggtgggagaagtgcATGGGTCCCcccagatcacggctttggtatgttaccctttttgaggtctgttcttttctccaggtgtaagcagtcttgtgctgccttctttcctgttgatcttttagggttagttgtattaactatattttcgtattatatgtggttttgggaggaggcctctctcCCACCTCTCACATCGTCATGTTTAATCTGATCTACCTGACTTAACCACTGTTACATGATAAAAGTATCAAGTTATCAGGACATAATTCCATATCTACTGGTTCCCAACTCAGCACTTGATATTTTACCTATTACATAAatatttctccctttccccaaTTGATTTGCTAGTTCTGGGGAACAGATACCCTAACATCAAAATGCCATCTTGGTTAATTTTGAAATAGTCACAAATTAGAATAAATACATTAGTAATACTGGTCAACTACCTCTTTTTTTATTGCAGCCTGATGTTTCTTGAtaagtttcttcatttttgcagCAAAGTTGTTACGCTGAGTTTCAAGATCTTTCTCTAATCTGAGGCGATGCTCATCCATTTCAGCCTTTAACTTTTTTTCCAGATTCACCAGCTGTTTCTGATGTTGCTGTGTCATTCTCTTACAGCCAGACATTTGTTCTCTgagctgactttcctgctcatgtTCTGGCATTTCCCTTGTAACCTACAACaatggagaggaaagaatgaagtaAAGCAAAACTTTTTCCTTCAAAACCATCTTAGACCAGTCTACTGTCAACTAAGTAGGTAATTCATGTAGGAGATCCCACTCAACAGCTTCTAATAAAATTTCATCTGAAAAAGCAGACAAGCTAACTGGtctaaaatttaaatgggaatgtaaaggacctagaatagccaaaattttGAGGGCGGATAAAAAGTTGGTAGATGTAAATTCAGTAATctaaacagtgtggtattggtataaGGACAGGCTGAATAGAGCAAAGGAACACAGTAAAATCTGGACATGGACTCACATATATTCAGTCAATTGATTTGCTACCAAAAAGTCAAGTTaattcaaagaggaaaggaaagttttTAATAAATCCTGCTGTAGCAACTGGTTCtctgtattcaaaataaataaatgcctaaTCATGCTATATatagaaattaatttgaaaagagtCACTTGAGCTAAACCTAAAATCCAGAATCATAcagcagaagaaaacacagaatattgtcatgaccttggggtca is a window of Manis pentadactyla isolate mManPen7 chromosome 3, mManPen7.hap1, whole genome shotgun sequence DNA encoding:
- the LOC130682830 gene encoding serine/threonine-protein kinase TAO1-like isoform X1, encoding MGDAERPEAARPEQDEVTREMPEHEQESQLREQMSGCKRMTQQHQKQLVNLEKKLKAEMDEHRLRLEKDLETQRNNFAAKMKKLIKKHQAAIKKEKILSLCIMRRMLSI
- the LOC130682830 gene encoding serine/threonine-protein kinase TAO1-like isoform X2, producing the protein MGDAERPEAARPEQDEVTREMPEHEQESQLREQMSGCKRMTQQHQKQLVNLEKKLKAEMDEHRLRLEKDLETQRNNFAAKMKKLIKKHQAAIKKEYL